The window TGGGACGCGGATCTCACGCTGATCCACTGACGGGGCTGAGTCCAACTAGGGTGGACCGTGTGAAACGGGGTGGACTGGGCGAGGATCTCACCGCCGAACTTGACCCTTCCGAGCCGTTCGACGAGATACCGCTCTACTCCCGTGACTCCGATGTGGCCTTCTTCGGTGGCCGGCCGGTCCGGGAAGCGAACGAGATCTTGATCCGCTACTCGGCCCGGTTTCTCGCCGACGTGGTCGGTGTCGTCGAGCCGGCAGGTGGTGAGCCTGCCCACCGGTATCTGATGGTCTCATTGCTGGAATGGACCGATTGCCGTGATGCCGGCTCCACGGGCCGGCCGGCTGGTTCCGAACTTCTCCTCGTGCCCTGGTTCTGGATCGGCGACCTGGCGCATCCGGCCATGAGGTCGTTCGAGATGTCGGCCGGCACCTCGATGTGCGCGCGGTTCGCCGAGTCTTCGCTTGGGTCCGGTGGCGAATTCCGGGTGTATGAGAATTTCAGCACCTGGAGTGACGGAGAAGTGTCGGCCAGGGTCTACGTCGAAGCCGTCGTGGCTGGTTGAGATCACGTCAGTAAAGCGGTAACCGCGGCATACGCCTTCTCCGCGTCCGGCGCATCCCCGGTGATCACATCCGTGTACACGAACGACTCGCCGATCCGCACCAGGAGGTAGGCCAGGTCCGGCACCGGCAACGGCGGCTCCAGCCGCCCAGCCGTGACCTCCCCGACCAGCAGCTTCTCGAGCTCCGCCGTAGTCCGTTGCTGGCAAACGCTTGCGCGGGTCGTCAGCAGCCGCAAAGCCCGCTCTGGCTCGCGGCGCAGGAAGTCCCGAAAAGGCGGCGAATCGTTCGCAAACCGAACATATCCGCTCACGAAGTCGGCCACCCCCGCAGCCCCACGGCCGACGCACGAAGGCCACAACCGCGCGATGGAGGCGGACGAAAGCGACCAAAGGATCTCCCCGAGCAGCCGATTCCGGGACCCGACCCGGCGATGCAGTGTCGCCCGGCTGATCGACAGCGCTTCCGCCAGTTCGCCCATGTCCACCCGGCGGCCGGCCAGGAACCACTCGCGCGCCAGTTCGAACTCCTGAGACATATGCCAGAATGTCTCACGGCTTCGATGGGAAGGGAAACCCAGATGCGTGCAGTGCAGGTGACCGAGTTCGGCGGACCCGAGGTGCTCACCCCCGTCGAGCTGCCCGATCCCGTGGCCGGGCCCGGTGAGGTGCTCATCGACGTCGAGCGGATCGGCGTCAACTACGCCGACACCCACCAGGCCGAGAACAGCTACCTCGCCCCGAGCAAGCTGCCGCTCGTCCCCGGCGGTGAGGTGGTCGGGGCCCGCGAAGGCAAGCGTGTCGTCGCCCTGCTGAACGGCGGTGGCGGGTACGCCGAGAAGGCCGTCGCGCCCGAGGTGACCACCTTCCCCCTGCCAGACGGCATCGACGACCTCACCGCTCTGTCCATGCTGGTCCAGGGCACCACCGCCTGGGTGCTGCTCAAGAAGAACGCTCACCTCGAAAAGGGTGAATCGGTCGTCGTGCACGCTGCCGCCGGTGGGGTGGGGACCATCGCCGTGCAGCTCGCCAAGGCCTGGGGTGCCGGGCGCGTCATCGCCACCGCCAGCAGTGAAGAGAAGCGCGAGCTGGCGCTCGAACTCGGTGCCGACGTCGCCGTCGACTCGCGGGCCGAAGACATGACCGCGACCCTCCTCGAGGCGAACAACGGCCGCCGCGTCGACGTCGTGCTCGACATGGTCGGCGGCACGACCACCGACCAGAGCATCGCCGCCCTCGCGCCGTTCGGGCGGCTCGCCTTCTACGGCATGGCCGGGCGAGAGAGCCCGAAGCCCGTCGAGCTGCGCAACCTCCTCGGCCACAGCACCACCGTCAGCGGCATGTGGCTGCCGCACGTCTTCCGGCTCCCGGGCAACGTCTTCGGGACGGCGCTGAACGAGCTGTTCGACCTGGTGCTCGAAGGCAAGCTCAAGGCGATCCCGGGCGGCGAGTTCCCTCTGTCGGACGCCCGCGACGCGCACGAGGCCCTGCGCTCCCGCAAGACCGTCGGCAAGCTACTGCTCGACCCCGGCAAGTAGGCGTTCCAGGGGTGCCGCCTTGTGGAGGCACTCCTGCCACTCCGCCTCCGGGTCCGAATCGGCCGTGATGCCGCCGCCGACGCCGAGGGAAATCGTGCCCGCCGCGATCTCGAACGTCCGGATCGCGACGTTCAGCTCCAGTCCGGCCGCCGGCGACACCAGGCCGATCGCGCCCGTGTAAACCCCGCGTCCGCAGGGTTCCAGGGACGCGATCAGGTCCAGTGCGCGGATCTTCGGCGCGCCCGTCACCGAGCCTGGCGGAAAAGTCGCGTCGAGCAGCGAAGAGTCCGACACCGACGGGCGCAGCACGCCCGTCACCGTCGAGTCCAGGTGCCAGACCCCCGGCGCCGGACGGACCTTCAGCAGTGACGGCACCGTCACCGACCCCACCTCGCACACCCGGCCCAGATCGTTGCGCACCAGGTCGGTGATCATCACGTTCTCCGCGACGTCCTTCGCGGATTGGCGCAGCAGCAAGGCATTTCCGTCGTCCTGAGGTCCGCGCCGGGGGAGCGTCCCCTTGATGGGCGTCGAGCGCACCGCACGGCCGTGCCGCGCGAGGAACAGCTCCGGCGAAAACGACACCACCGACCCCCAGGAGCCGGACAGGAAGGACGCGCGGCGGGGGGACAGCGAAGAAACGCCGGAGGCGAACAGCGCCGCTGGGGACCCGGAGAACGATCCGGTGAACCGGCTGCAGATGTTCGCCTGGAACAGCTCCCCGGCCTCGATCGCGTGCACGCACGCCTTCACGGCGTCCCGGTGCTCCGAGGGCAGTGGACGTCGCAGTGGTCCCGCGGACCAGGAAAGCGGCGTCGGCGGAGCAGTCAGCAGAGACTCCATTGTGGACACCGACGGCCCGCCGCCGTCCAGGGACTCCAGGTGGCAGGTGCCCGACGCGGACCACCGCAGCACGTGGTCCGCCCAGCCCCACGCGGACGGCGGCAACGCGCCGCGACGGCCCGACGGATCCGCCAGGTCGTACGACAGGTACCCGAACCAGCCGCCGCCGACCACCCCGGGCGGCGCGTCGACCGGCGCCGGAAAAGAAGGAAAGGAGGGAGTCCCGGACGACACCTGAAGCGACGGCGCGATCACGGCCGGTGAGCCGAACCACTCGCCGGACAGCATCGCCGGCGGCGGCAGCCCGCGGGAGGCGTTGTGGTGAGCGAGTACCGAAAAGGCGCGCGCGGGCGTGACATTCGTCCGAAGTGCCCTGCTCGTCACGCGCATGGCGACATTGTCACCGGTCCTACAGCAAAAGGTCGCCCAATGTGAACGGGTACACGACGGCGTTCTGCTCGACCGGCCCGTCGATGCCCGGCACGTCCGGGCTGCACGCGTGCTGGTGCACGCCGAGCCGGGAGTGGAACCAGCCCGGCCGCCCGGGGATGCCGTTGTGCCGGACCAGCCACAGCACGACCTCGCTGTCGGCCCAGCGGTCCGGGTGCAGCCGGTGCGCCCAGCAGTCGTGGTCGGCGTAGACGAGCACCCGCTCGATGCGCGCCGCGTGCCGGACGTGCTTGATCCACGCCTTGATGAACCGGTCGTCGACGCTCGGCGCCGCCACCTCCAGCGCCGGCGCCAGCGACCCGGGTGCGAACGCGCCGAGCCTGCTGGCCGTCCGCACGAAGTGGTCGGCCTGGTCGTGCACCGCGCCGGGCCGCGCGTAGTGACGGCCGCCGACGTGCAGCCCGGCTTCCTGGGCGCCGGCGAGGTTGCGTTCCGACGCGGAGCTGCTCCAGTTGACGTTCTCGCTGATCGTCACCGAGACGAACCGGGTCTGCGCGCCCCGCACGGCCTGCCAGTCGGCCACGTGCTCGCGGTGGGACAGCGAGATGCCGAGTTCGGCTTCCGGCTCCGTCACAGTCCGCCCCCGGCGCGTCGATGAAGAGCACACCATACGTCGCCGGGAGCGGACCCGCAGTGACCCACGCGCGGTTGATCAGGCCTTTTTGCTCAGGCGCTGTCTCGCTGGAAGGTGCGGGTGCCCCACCACACCGACACCACCGCCATCACGAGCACCACGACGCTGCCGGTGAACAACGCGTCCATCGTGAAGTCGCCGCGGAACGAACTGCGCTCCACGTCGACCACGTGGCGGAACGGGTTGATCTGGCTGACCGTGTACAGCCACTTCGGCGCGACGCCGGCCGTGATCGGCAGCAGGATCCCGGAAAGCAGCAGGAGCGGGATGAGCACGGCGTTGAGCAGCGCCGGGAACGTCTCCTCGCTCTTCAACGTCAACGCCAGCGCGTACGAGCACGACGCCAGCGACACCGCCAGCAGGAACACGATCACCAGGCTCAGCAGCACGCCGCCGACCGGTGCGTCGAGGTCGAACAC of the Amycolatopsis sp. NBC_01488 genome contains:
- a CDS encoding QsdR family transcriptional regulator, producing the protein MSQEFELAREWFLAGRRVDMGELAEALSISRATLHRRVGSRNRLLGEILWSLSSASIARLWPSCVGRGAAGVADFVSGYVRFANDSPPFRDFLRREPERALRLLTTRASVCQQRTTAELEKLLVGEVTAGRLEPPLPVPDLAYLLVRIGESFVYTDVITGDAPDAEKAYAAVTALLT
- a CDS encoding quinone oxidoreductase family protein, whose amino-acid sequence is MRAVQVTEFGGPEVLTPVELPDPVAGPGEVLIDVERIGVNYADTHQAENSYLAPSKLPLVPGGEVVGAREGKRVVALLNGGGGYAEKAVAPEVTTFPLPDGIDDLTALSMLVQGTTAWVLLKKNAHLEKGESVVVHAAAGGVGTIAVQLAKAWGAGRVIATASSEEKRELALELGADVAVDSRAEDMTATLLEANNGRRVDVVLDMVGGTTTDQSIAALAPFGRLAFYGMAGRESPKPVELRNLLGHSTTVSGMWLPHVFRLPGNVFGTALNELFDLVLEGKLKAIPGGEFPLSDARDAHEALRSRKTVGKLLLDPGK
- a CDS encoding aminodeoxychorismate synthase component I; the protein is MRVTSRALRTNVTPARAFSVLAHHNASRGLPPPAMLSGEWFGSPAVIAPSLQVSSGTPSFPSFPAPVDAPPGVVGGGWFGYLSYDLADPSGRRGALPPSAWGWADHVLRWSASGTCHLESLDGGGPSVSTMESLLTAPPTPLSWSAGPLRRPLPSEHRDAVKACVHAIEAGELFQANICSRFTGSFSGSPAALFASGVSSLSPRRASFLSGSWGSVVSFSPELFLARHGRAVRSTPIKGTLPRRGPQDDGNALLLRQSAKDVAENVMITDLVRNDLGRVCEVGSVTVPSLLKVRPAPGVWHLDSTVTGVLRPSVSDSSLLDATFPPGSVTGAPKIRALDLIASLEPCGRGVYTGAIGLVSPAAGLELNVAIRTFEIAAGTISLGVGGGITADSDPEAEWQECLHKAAPLERLLAGVEQ
- a CDS encoding glycoside hydrolase family 25 protein; this translates as MTEPEAELGISLSHREHVADWQAVRGAQTRFVSVTISENVNWSSSASERNLAGAQEAGLHVGGRHYARPGAVHDQADHFVRTASRLGAFAPGSLAPALEVAAPSVDDRFIKAWIKHVRHAARIERVLVYADHDCWAHRLHPDRWADSEVVLWLVRHNGIPGRPGWFHSRLGVHQHACSPDVPGIDGPVEQNAVVYPFTLGDLLL
- a CDS encoding ABC transporter permease, which codes for MLRDTWLIFRRDMKAALRNPTWVMIGLMQPLLYLFLFGPLMVKAMQAQGLSEVDGWMLLTPALTAQLALFGSSFVGFGLLADYRSGVVERFRVTPVSRGALLLGKVLANALQAVVQALLIIVLAYLVFDLDAPVGGVLLSLVIVFLLAVSLASCSYALALTLKSEETFPALLNAVLIPLLLLSGILLPITAGVAPKWLYTVSQINPFRHVVDVERSSFRGDFTMDALFTGSVVVLVMAVVSVWWGTRTFQRDSA